TTGAGGCAATGATGCTGAGCGCTCCGCTGCTGGTGAGCGCCTGTGCGGTGAGCCTGCTGGTGAGTCTTCTGCAGACGCTGACGGGAGTGCAGGAACAGACATTGACGGCGGTGCCAAGGCTGGTCGTGGTCTTTGTGGTTGCGATGATTTCGCTGCCCTGGACGGTGCACAGGCTAATCGGTTTTACGCTGCGGCTGTTCAACGGCGGTTTTCACAGGTTTCTGGGGTAGCGATGGCGGGCACGACTTCATTGATACGGGACTGGCCGCAATACCTGGCTGCGGTGGTGCTGGTTATGGTCAGGCTAAGCGGATTGATGGTCTTTGCGCCCATGTTCTCTTCGGCAGCGATAGCACCGCGCATCAAGGCTGGGTTTGTCTTTGCGATGACTGTGATGTTGGCGCCTGTGGTGGGAGCGGTGCCAGATGCTCACGTGGAGCTTGGCGTGACCCCCGTGCTCGGCGAGCTGAGTGTGGGGCTGGTCTTCGGATTGTCACTGATGCTGCTGAACGAGTCTCTTCTGTTTGCAGGAA
This region of Acidobacteriota bacterium genomic DNA includes:
- a CDS encoding flagellar biosynthetic protein FliQ, which gives rise to MGPDQTVEVMRRVLIEAMMLSAPLLVSACAVSLLVSLLQTLTGVQEQTLTAVPRLVVVFVVAMISLPWTVHRLIGFTLRLFNGGFHRFLG